Proteins from one Ricinus communis isolate WT05 ecotype wild-type chromosome 9, ASM1957865v1, whole genome shotgun sequence genomic window:
- the LOC8270911 gene encoding uncharacterized protein LOC8270911, which yields MGKNTTKLVFFIFVLCILVCLLFNNHNHVPKIKKGSTASALHSNGSYSSRELFDSVFFTMEDQKDWFNNSCGLTPMLPIRRPHCFCYCFSGDESAPRHLIPSWQFHSSSVLTERGAHSIESKSLRNRNCLYNFGDSQTSRSPESVSPSLLIGIIGVCLAYLVYCFPGEPAELIEAPLDGQHGEGGQVQAHPDDQHEESGGQIQVGQPKSPEYRRMVRSFLDHLPANQIVKIFCLGYPGGIPIYEGTVNCRIPDVGLCNIYLEMHWYLRYAVNPIGACGSIERLVAQGRSGYPWIGMLSIYYSDGDALHTKPPSLNLFGKVRYILITEPRENANRSFQSIIEQP from the exons ATGGGTAAAAATACTACAAAGTTGGTGTTTTTCATTTTCGTACTCTGTATTCTTGTATGCTTGCTCTTCAACAACCATAACCATGTTCCAAAGATCAAGAAAGGTTCAACAGCATCAGCACTTCACTCAAATGGGAGTTATTCATCACGGGAGTTATTCGATTCAGTGTTCTTTACAATGGAGGACCAAAAAGATTGGTTTAACAATTCTTGCGGTCTGACACCCATGCTTCCGATTAGACGACCACACTGCTTTTGCTATTGTTTCTCTGGG GATGAATCTGCTCCCAGGCATCTTATACCATCTTGGCAATTTCACTCCAGTAGTGTTTTGACTGAAAGAG GTGCTCACAGTATTGAATCGAAAAGCCTCAGAAACAGAAATTGTCTCTACAATTTTGGTGACAGTCAAACATCACGGTCACCAGAATCTGTATCACCTTCACTTCTTATTGGCATAATAGGAGTTTGTTTGGCTTACTTGGTTTACTGTTTCCCTGGAGAACCCGCTGAACTAATTGAGGCTCCTCTAGATGGCCAACATGGAGAGGGAGGACAAGTACAGGCTCATCCAGATGACCAACATGAAGAATCTGGTGGACAAATTCAAGTTGGTCAACCGAAATCGCCCGAGTATAGAAGAATGGTAAGATCTTTCCTCGACCATCTGCCTGCTAATCAGATTGTGAAAATTTTCTGTCTAGGCTATCCTGGTGGAATACCAATATACGAGGGCACAGTTAATTGCCGCATTCCTGATGTAGGATTATGCAATATTTATCTGGAAATGCATTGGTATTTGCGTTATGCAGTCAATCCCATTGGTGCATGTGGTTCTATAGAACGTCTAGTAGCACAAGGTCGAAGTGGATACCCTTGGATTGGAATGTTGTCCATATATTACTCAGATGGAGACGCATTACATACTAAACCTCCATCTCTGAATTTATTTGGCAAGGTGCGCTACATTTTGATAACTGAACCCCGTGAGAATGCAAATCGCTCATTCCAGTCGATCATTGAGCAACCATAG
- the LOC8270912 gene encoding caffeic acid 3-O-methyltransferase, translating to MDTVKNLQASNVPSSLSQEDEEVFTSGLHVCSSEVFSHALSNCIQLGLFDIIAEAGPSAYLTATEITAQLPTKNPDAVSMIDRMLRLFSCHSLLNSSLKTVADDVVETRYGLSPIGHLFVRKKDGVTMAACFTDYKAWTEAWLHLKDAILEGGNPYEKAHGVPIYEHISSDTESVKGFSQAMDSISSFIMKKVLENYSGFKGLGSLVDVGGGSGFALNMITSEYPSISCINFDLPHVVQEAPYHPGVKHVGGDMFLDIPSADAIMIKEVLHNWGNEDCIKVLKNCYEALPKGGKVIVVSHVMPEVVGSSNAAAKYVFQLDVMMLLFGGGKERTEKEFKALGKAAGFSGFQLICFAAYNAVAVMEFYK from the exons ATGGATACAGTTAAAAATCTGCAAGCTTCTAATGTCCCCTCATCACTTTCtcaagaagatgaagaagttTTTACCTCTGGTTTGCACGTCTGCAGCAGTGAGGTTTTCTCTCATGCACTCAGCAATTGTATACAGCTTGGCCTTTTTGATATCATTGCTGAAGCAGGTCCATCTGCCTATCTTACTGCCACTGAAATCACTGCTCAGCTTCCTACCAAGAACCCGGATGCAGTTTCCATGATTGATCGTATGCTGAGACTCTTTTCATGTCACTCACTTCTCAATTCTTCTCTGAAAACAGTTGCTGATGATGTGGTTGAAACGCGCTATGGCCTTTCACCCATTGGCCATTTGTTCGTCCGTAAGAAAGATGGAGTAACAATGGCTGCATGCTTTACGGATTACAAAGCTTGGACAGAGGCCTG GCTTCACCTGAAAGATGCGATTCTTGAAGGTGGCAATCCATATGAGAAAGCTCACGGTGTACCTATATACGAGCACATAAGCTCAGATACGGAGTCAGTGAAAGGGTTCAGCCAAGCAATGGATAGCATATCATCATTTATAATGAAGAAAGTACTTGAAAATTACAGTGGTTTCAAAGGACTTGGAAGTTTGGTAGATGTTGGCGGTGGATCTGGTTTTGCCCTCAACATGATCACTTCAGAGTACCCTTCAATCAGTTGCATTAACTTTGACTTGCCTCACGTTGTTCAAGAAGCTCCATATCATCCTG GTGTCAAACATGTGGGAGGAGATATGTTCTTGGACATTCCAAGTGCAGATGCTATTATGATAAAG gAAGTACTTCATAACTGGGGGAATGAAGATTGCATCAAGGTTCTAAAGAACTGCTATGAAGCTTTGCCGAAAGGAGGGAAGGTAATAGTGGTGAGCCATGTGATGCCAGAAGTAGTGGGATCAAGTAATGCTGCTGCTAAATATGTTTTCCAACTGGATGTTATGATGCTTCTCTTCGGTGGAGGGAAGGAAAGGACAGAGAAAGAATTCAAGGCTCTAGGCAAGGCCGCTGGATTTTCTGGGTTTCAGCTCATTTGCTTTGCTGCTTATAATGCAGTTGCTGTCATGGaattctataaataa
- the LOC8270910 gene encoding U3 small nucleolar ribonucleoprotein protein IMP4, producing MLRRNIRLRRDYLYRKSLEGKERLLYEKKRKIKEALAEGKPIPTELRNEEAALRQEIDLEDENTAVPKSHIDDEYANATEKDPKILLTTSRNPSAPLIQFVKELKFVFPNAERINRGGQVISEIIESCRAHDYTDVILVHEHRGVPDGLIISHLPFGPTAYFGLLNVVTRHDIKDKKAIGTMPEAYPHLILNNFKTKLGERTANVLKHLFPMPKIDAKRIITFANQSDYISFRHHIYEKHGGPKSVELKEIGPRFEMRLYQIKLGTMDQNEAHNEWVIRPYMNTSKKRKFIGD from the exons ATGTTGCGTAGAAACATAAGATTAAGGAGAGACTATTTATACAGGAAGAGCTTGGAAGGCAAAGAGAGATTACTATACGAGAAAAAACGCAAAATCAAAGAAGCCTTAGCTG AGGGAAAGCCAATTCCAACTGAGCTTAGAAACGAAGAGGCTGCTCTTCGCCAAGAAATTGATCTAGAAGATGAGAACACTGCAg TTCCAAAGAGTCATATTGATGATGAGTATGCAAATGCTACTGAAAAAGATCCTAAAATTTTGCTTACTACTTCTCGCAACCCAAGTGCCCCTCTTATTCAGTTTGTCAAG GAATTGAAATTTGTCTTTCCTAATGCAGAACGAATCAACCGTGGTGGTCAG GTTATCtctgaaattattgaaagttGCCGAGCACATGATTATACAGATGTGATTTTGGTTCATGAGCATCGTGGTGTGCCTGATGGTTTAATTATAAGTCATCTGCCTTTTGGTCCAACTGCTTACTTTGGATTGCTCAATGTG GTTACTAGACATGACATCAAGGACAAGAAAGCCATTGGAACAATGCCCGAGGCTTATCCAcatttgattcttaacaattttaaaaccaag CTGGGAGAAAGGACAGCCAACGTTCTAAAGCATCTCTTTCCAATGCCAAAGATAGATGCTAAACGCATTATTACTTTTGCAAATCAGTCTGACTATATCTCATTCAG GCATCATATTTATGAAAAGCATGGTGGTCCCAAGTCTGTTGAGCTCAAGGAAATTGGTCCACGATTTGAAATGCGGCTTTATCAG ATAAAGTTGGGAACGATGGATCAGAATGAAGCCCACAATGAGTGGGTTATTCGACCATACATGAACACGTCCAAGAAACGCAAGTTCATTGGGGACTGA